A region from the Leopardus geoffroyi isolate Oge1 chromosome E3, O.geoffroyi_Oge1_pat1.0, whole genome shotgun sequence genome encodes:
- the IL9R gene encoding interleukin-9 receptor isoform X2 has protein sequence MVRVLVVTHSERSVRSTLHREWTSWGACLTGGALTGEFSPQGAALMVSVPRGVLSAQFLAGWTLETEALMRELSTWLLICTCISPWVGLGVSIHGEGGGLGAGSFICLNNNILRIDCHWSAVELGQGPSPWLLFTSNHAVGGNHRCVFRASECTLVLPPEEVLVPSDNFTITFHRYVSGKEQVSLVDPQYLPRRHVKLDPPSDLQSNVSSDYCVLTWSVSPALEPLISMLSYELAFKRQGETWEAQHRDHIFGVTWLRLEAIELDPGSSYEARLRVQMASPEDDLAEEQHYAGQWSDWSQPVCFPSPQTSARGPLLSPRGQPDGTLVAVPVFLLLTSLTCLLFKLSPRVKRSFYQNVPSPVAFFQSLYSVHNGDFQTWIGAHRTGLLPSQDCVGSPRRASESSVQEAIAWLTYGPVDPWQSVVLEEEEKGPRPGLPEAVLLAGRVAQGEQPPAYLPQEDWVPGSPTRPALPQAEGSSGDYCALGCPGACHPSAFPGSVQSSGPSLALARGLSCDQQSLDATQGGTCVGAGHREEQDPGECVA, from the exons ATGGTGAGGGTATTGGTGGTGACCCACTCAGAGCGGTCCGTGAGGAGCACCCTCCATAGGGAGTGGACCTCATGGGGAGCATGCCTCACAGGGGGAGCCCTCACGGGGGAGTTCTCCCCACAGGGAGCAGCCCTCATGGTGAGTGTCCCCAGGGGGGTGCTCTCAGCCCAGTTCCTTGCAGGATGGACCTTGGAGACTGAGGCCCTGATGCGAGAGTTGAGTACCTGGCTCCTGATCTGCACGTGCATCAGCCCTTGGGTTGGCTTGGGAGTCTCCATCCAcggggaaggaggag GGCTCGGGGCTGGATCTTTCATCTGCCTCAACAACAACATCCTAAGGATCGACTGCCACTGGTCGGCTGTGGAGCTGGGTCAGGGCCCCAGTCCCTGGCTCCTCTTCACCAG CAACCACGCCGTGGGCGGCAATCACAGATGTGTCTTCCGGGCCAGCGAGTGTACTCTGGTGCTGCCGCCTGAGGAGGTGCTTGTGCCTTCTGACAACTTCACCATCACTTTCCACCGTTACGTCTCTGGGAAGGAGCAGGTCAGCCTGGTGGACCCACAGTACCTGCCCCGGAGACATG TGAAGCTGGACCCTCCCTCCGATTTGCAGAGCAACGTCAGCTCTGACTACTGTGTCCTGACCTGGAGCGTCAGTCCCGCTTTGGAGCCTCTGATCTCCATGCTCAGCTATGAGCTGGCCTTCAAGAGGCAGGGGGAGACCTGGGAG GCCCAGCACAGGGATCACATTTTTGGGGTGACCTGGCTCAGGCTTGAAGCCATCGAGCTGGACCCCGGTTCCAGCTACGAGGCCAGGCTGCGCGTCCAGATGGCCTCACCGGAGGATGACCTGGCGGAGGAACAGCACTATGCGGGCCAGTGGAGTGACTGGAGCCAGCCTGTgtgcttcccctctccccagaccTCTGCCCGAG GCCCCCTGTTATCACCTCGGGGGCAGCCTGACGGCACCCTTGTCGCTGTACCTGTCTTTCTGCTACTGACCAGCCTGACCTGCCTCCTGTTCAAGCTTTCACCCAG GGTGAAGAGAAGCTTCTACCAGAACGTGCCGTCCCCAGTGGCCTTCTTCCAGTCCCTGTACAGTGTGCACAATGGGGACTTCCAG ACCTGGATAGGGGCCCACAGAACCGGTCTGCTGCCGAGCCAGGACTGTGTCGGTTCCCCGCGAAGAGCCTCGGAGTCTAGTGTCCAGGAGGCCATCGCGTGGCTGACCTACGGCCCAGTGGATCCCTGGCAGTCAGTGgtcctggaggaagaggagaaaggccCACGTCCTGGCCTCCCAGAGGCTGTGTTGTTAGCAGGTCGTGTGGCACAGGGAGAGCAGCCACCTGCCTACCTGCCACAGGAGGACTGGGTCCCTGGGAGCCCCACCAGGCCAGCTCTCCCACAGGCAGAGGGCAGCAGTGGTGACTACTGTGCCTTGGGCTGTCCCGGGGCGTGCCACCCCTCGGCCTTCCCAGGAAGCGTGCAGAGCTCTGGGCCCAGCCTGGCTTTGGCCCGTGGCCTTTCCTGTGACCAGCAGAGCCTGGATGCCACGCAAGGAGGGACCTGTGTGGGAGCTGGTCACAGAGAGGAGCAAGACCCTGGTGAATGTGTCGCATGA
- the IL9R gene encoding interleukin-9 receptor isoform X4, whose protein sequence is MRELSTWLLICTCISPWVGLGVSIHGEGGGLGAGSFICLNNNILRIDCHWSAVELGQGPSPWLLFTSNHAVGGNHRCVFRASECTLVLPPEEVLVPSDNFTITFHRYVSGKEQVSLVDPQYLPRRHVKLDPPSDLQSNVSSDYCVLTWSVSPALEPLISMLSYELAFKRQGETWEQAQHRDHIFGVTWLRLEAIELDPGSSYEARLRVQMASPEDDLAEEQHYAGQWSDWSQPVCFPSPQTSARGPLLSPRGQPDGTLVAVPVFLLLTSLTCLLFKLSPRVKRSFYQNVPSPVAFFQSLYSVHNGDFQTWIGAHRTGLLPSQDCVGSPRRASESSVQEAIAWLTYGPVDPWQSVVLEEEEKGPRPGLPEAVLLAGRVAQGEQPPAYLPQEDWVPGSPTRPALPQAEGSSGDYCALGCPGACHPSAFPGSVQSSGPSLALARGLSCDQQSLDATQGGTCVGAGHREEQDPGECVA, encoded by the exons ATGCGAGAGTTGAGTACCTGGCTCCTGATCTGCACGTGCATCAGCCCTTGGGTTGGCTTGGGAGTCTCCATCCAcggggaaggaggag GGCTCGGGGCTGGATCTTTCATCTGCCTCAACAACAACATCCTAAGGATCGACTGCCACTGGTCGGCTGTGGAGCTGGGTCAGGGCCCCAGTCCCTGGCTCCTCTTCACCAG CAACCACGCCGTGGGCGGCAATCACAGATGTGTCTTCCGGGCCAGCGAGTGTACTCTGGTGCTGCCGCCTGAGGAGGTGCTTGTGCCTTCTGACAACTTCACCATCACTTTCCACCGTTACGTCTCTGGGAAGGAGCAGGTCAGCCTGGTGGACCCACAGTACCTGCCCCGGAGACATG TGAAGCTGGACCCTCCCTCCGATTTGCAGAGCAACGTCAGCTCTGACTACTGTGTCCTGACCTGGAGCGTCAGTCCCGCTTTGGAGCCTCTGATCTCCATGCTCAGCTATGAGCTGGCCTTCAAGAGGCAGGGGGAGACCTGGGAG CAGGCCCAGCACAGGGATCACATTTTTGGGGTGACCTGGCTCAGGCTTGAAGCCATCGAGCTGGACCCCGGTTCCAGCTACGAGGCCAGGCTGCGCGTCCAGATGGCCTCACCGGAGGATGACCTGGCGGAGGAACAGCACTATGCGGGCCAGTGGAGTGACTGGAGCCAGCCTGTgtgcttcccctctccccagaccTCTGCCCGAG GCCCCCTGTTATCACCTCGGGGGCAGCCTGACGGCACCCTTGTCGCTGTACCTGTCTTTCTGCTACTGACCAGCCTGACCTGCCTCCTGTTCAAGCTTTCACCCAG GGTGAAGAGAAGCTTCTACCAGAACGTGCCGTCCCCAGTGGCCTTCTTCCAGTCCCTGTACAGTGTGCACAATGGGGACTTCCAG ACCTGGATAGGGGCCCACAGAACCGGTCTGCTGCCGAGCCAGGACTGTGTCGGTTCCCCGCGAAGAGCCTCGGAGTCTAGTGTCCAGGAGGCCATCGCGTGGCTGACCTACGGCCCAGTGGATCCCTGGCAGTCAGTGgtcctggaggaagaggagaaaggccCACGTCCTGGCCTCCCAGAGGCTGTGTTGTTAGCAGGTCGTGTGGCACAGGGAGAGCAGCCACCTGCCTACCTGCCACAGGAGGACTGGGTCCCTGGGAGCCCCACCAGGCCAGCTCTCCCACAGGCAGAGGGCAGCAGTGGTGACTACTGTGCCTTGGGCTGTCCCGGGGCGTGCCACCCCTCGGCCTTCCCAGGAAGCGTGCAGAGCTCTGGGCCCAGCCTGGCTTTGGCCCGTGGCCTTTCCTGTGACCAGCAGAGCCTGGATGCCACGCAAGGAGGGACCTGTGTGGGAGCTGGTCACAGAGAGGAGCAAGACCCTGGTGAATGTGTCGCATGA
- the IL9R gene encoding interleukin-9 receptor isoform X3, with protein sequence MGRSRCIWEGWTLETEALMRELSTWLLICTCISPWVGLGVSIHGEGGGLGAGSFICLNNNILRIDCHWSAVELGQGPSPWLLFTSNHAVGGNHRCVFRASECTLVLPPEEVLVPSDNFTITFHRYVSGKEQVSLVDPQYLPRRHVKLDPPSDLQSNVSSDYCVLTWSVSPALEPLISMLSYELAFKRQGETWEQAQHRDHIFGVTWLRLEAIELDPGSSYEARLRVQMASPEDDLAEEQHYAGQWSDWSQPVCFPSPQTSARGPLLSPRGQPDGTLVAVPVFLLLTSLTCLLFKLSPRVKRSFYQNVPSPVAFFQSLYSVHNGDFQTWIGAHRTGLLPSQDCVGSPRRASESSVQEAIAWLTYGPVDPWQSVVLEEEEKGPRPGLPEAVLLAGRVAQGEQPPAYLPQEDWVPGSPTRPALPQAEGSSGDYCALGCPGACHPSAFPGSVQSSGPSLALARGLSCDQQSLDATQGGTCVGAGHREEQDPGECVA encoded by the exons ATGGGACGCAGCAGATGCATCTGGGAAG GATGGACCTTGGAGACTGAGGCCCTGATGCGAGAGTTGAGTACCTGGCTCCTGATCTGCACGTGCATCAGCCCTTGGGTTGGCTTGGGAGTCTCCATCCAcggggaaggaggag GGCTCGGGGCTGGATCTTTCATCTGCCTCAACAACAACATCCTAAGGATCGACTGCCACTGGTCGGCTGTGGAGCTGGGTCAGGGCCCCAGTCCCTGGCTCCTCTTCACCAG CAACCACGCCGTGGGCGGCAATCACAGATGTGTCTTCCGGGCCAGCGAGTGTACTCTGGTGCTGCCGCCTGAGGAGGTGCTTGTGCCTTCTGACAACTTCACCATCACTTTCCACCGTTACGTCTCTGGGAAGGAGCAGGTCAGCCTGGTGGACCCACAGTACCTGCCCCGGAGACATG TGAAGCTGGACCCTCCCTCCGATTTGCAGAGCAACGTCAGCTCTGACTACTGTGTCCTGACCTGGAGCGTCAGTCCCGCTTTGGAGCCTCTGATCTCCATGCTCAGCTATGAGCTGGCCTTCAAGAGGCAGGGGGAGACCTGGGAG CAGGCCCAGCACAGGGATCACATTTTTGGGGTGACCTGGCTCAGGCTTGAAGCCATCGAGCTGGACCCCGGTTCCAGCTACGAGGCCAGGCTGCGCGTCCAGATGGCCTCACCGGAGGATGACCTGGCGGAGGAACAGCACTATGCGGGCCAGTGGAGTGACTGGAGCCAGCCTGTgtgcttcccctctccccagaccTCTGCCCGAG GCCCCCTGTTATCACCTCGGGGGCAGCCTGACGGCACCCTTGTCGCTGTACCTGTCTTTCTGCTACTGACCAGCCTGACCTGCCTCCTGTTCAAGCTTTCACCCAG GGTGAAGAGAAGCTTCTACCAGAACGTGCCGTCCCCAGTGGCCTTCTTCCAGTCCCTGTACAGTGTGCACAATGGGGACTTCCAG ACCTGGATAGGGGCCCACAGAACCGGTCTGCTGCCGAGCCAGGACTGTGTCGGTTCCCCGCGAAGAGCCTCGGAGTCTAGTGTCCAGGAGGCCATCGCGTGGCTGACCTACGGCCCAGTGGATCCCTGGCAGTCAGTGgtcctggaggaagaggagaaaggccCACGTCCTGGCCTCCCAGAGGCTGTGTTGTTAGCAGGTCGTGTGGCACAGGGAGAGCAGCCACCTGCCTACCTGCCACAGGAGGACTGGGTCCCTGGGAGCCCCACCAGGCCAGCTCTCCCACAGGCAGAGGGCAGCAGTGGTGACTACTGTGCCTTGGGCTGTCCCGGGGCGTGCCACCCCTCGGCCTTCCCAGGAAGCGTGCAGAGCTCTGGGCCCAGCCTGGCTTTGGCCCGTGGCCTTTCCTGTGACCAGCAGAGCCTGGATGCCACGCAAGGAGGGACCTGTGTGGGAGCTGGTCACAGAGAGGAGCAAGACCCTGGTGAATGTGTCGCATGA
- the IL9R gene encoding interleukin-9 receptor isoform X1: MVRVLVVTHSERSVRSTLHREWTSWGACLTGGALTGEFSPQGAALMVSVPRGVLSAQFLAGWTLETEALMRELSTWLLICTCISPWVGLGVSIHGEGGGLGAGSFICLNNNILRIDCHWSAVELGQGPSPWLLFTSNHAVGGNHRCVFRASECTLVLPPEEVLVPSDNFTITFHRYVSGKEQVSLVDPQYLPRRHVKLDPPSDLQSNVSSDYCVLTWSVSPALEPLISMLSYELAFKRQGETWEQAQHRDHIFGVTWLRLEAIELDPGSSYEARLRVQMASPEDDLAEEQHYAGQWSDWSQPVCFPSPQTSARGPLLSPRGQPDGTLVAVPVFLLLTSLTCLLFKLSPRVKRSFYQNVPSPVAFFQSLYSVHNGDFQTWIGAHRTGLLPSQDCVGSPRRASESSVQEAIAWLTYGPVDPWQSVVLEEEEKGPRPGLPEAVLLAGRVAQGEQPPAYLPQEDWVPGSPTRPALPQAEGSSGDYCALGCPGACHPSAFPGSVQSSGPSLALARGLSCDQQSLDATQGGTCVGAGHREEQDPGECVA, encoded by the exons ATGGTGAGGGTATTGGTGGTGACCCACTCAGAGCGGTCCGTGAGGAGCACCCTCCATAGGGAGTGGACCTCATGGGGAGCATGCCTCACAGGGGGAGCCCTCACGGGGGAGTTCTCCCCACAGGGAGCAGCCCTCATGGTGAGTGTCCCCAGGGGGGTGCTCTCAGCCCAGTTCCTTGCAGGATGGACCTTGGAGACTGAGGCCCTGATGCGAGAGTTGAGTACCTGGCTCCTGATCTGCACGTGCATCAGCCCTTGGGTTGGCTTGGGAGTCTCCATCCAcggggaaggaggag GGCTCGGGGCTGGATCTTTCATCTGCCTCAACAACAACATCCTAAGGATCGACTGCCACTGGTCGGCTGTGGAGCTGGGTCAGGGCCCCAGTCCCTGGCTCCTCTTCACCAG CAACCACGCCGTGGGCGGCAATCACAGATGTGTCTTCCGGGCCAGCGAGTGTACTCTGGTGCTGCCGCCTGAGGAGGTGCTTGTGCCTTCTGACAACTTCACCATCACTTTCCACCGTTACGTCTCTGGGAAGGAGCAGGTCAGCCTGGTGGACCCACAGTACCTGCCCCGGAGACATG TGAAGCTGGACCCTCCCTCCGATTTGCAGAGCAACGTCAGCTCTGACTACTGTGTCCTGACCTGGAGCGTCAGTCCCGCTTTGGAGCCTCTGATCTCCATGCTCAGCTATGAGCTGGCCTTCAAGAGGCAGGGGGAGACCTGGGAG CAGGCCCAGCACAGGGATCACATTTTTGGGGTGACCTGGCTCAGGCTTGAAGCCATCGAGCTGGACCCCGGTTCCAGCTACGAGGCCAGGCTGCGCGTCCAGATGGCCTCACCGGAGGATGACCTGGCGGAGGAACAGCACTATGCGGGCCAGTGGAGTGACTGGAGCCAGCCTGTgtgcttcccctctccccagaccTCTGCCCGAG GCCCCCTGTTATCACCTCGGGGGCAGCCTGACGGCACCCTTGTCGCTGTACCTGTCTTTCTGCTACTGACCAGCCTGACCTGCCTCCTGTTCAAGCTTTCACCCAG GGTGAAGAGAAGCTTCTACCAGAACGTGCCGTCCCCAGTGGCCTTCTTCCAGTCCCTGTACAGTGTGCACAATGGGGACTTCCAG ACCTGGATAGGGGCCCACAGAACCGGTCTGCTGCCGAGCCAGGACTGTGTCGGTTCCCCGCGAAGAGCCTCGGAGTCTAGTGTCCAGGAGGCCATCGCGTGGCTGACCTACGGCCCAGTGGATCCCTGGCAGTCAGTGgtcctggaggaagaggagaaaggccCACGTCCTGGCCTCCCAGAGGCTGTGTTGTTAGCAGGTCGTGTGGCACAGGGAGAGCAGCCACCTGCCTACCTGCCACAGGAGGACTGGGTCCCTGGGAGCCCCACCAGGCCAGCTCTCCCACAGGCAGAGGGCAGCAGTGGTGACTACTGTGCCTTGGGCTGTCCCGGGGCGTGCCACCCCTCGGCCTTCCCAGGAAGCGTGCAGAGCTCTGGGCCCAGCCTGGCTTTGGCCCGTGGCCTTTCCTGTGACCAGCAGAGCCTGGATGCCACGCAAGGAGGGACCTGTGTGGGAGCTGGTCACAGAGAGGAGCAAGACCCTGGTGAATGTGTCGCATGA
- the IL9R gene encoding interleukin-9 receptor isoform X6 encodes MVRVLVVTHSERSVRSTLHREWTSWGACLTGGALTGEFSPQGAALMVSVPRGVLSAQFLAGWTLETEALMRELSTWLLICTCISPWVGLGVSIHGEGGGLGAGSFICLNNNILRIDCHWSAVELGQGPSPWLLFTSNHAVGGNHRCVFRASECTLVLPPEEVLVPSDNFTITFHRYVSGKEQVSLVDPQYLPRRHVKLDPPSDLQSNVSSDYCVLTWSVSPALEPLISMLSYELAFKRQGETWEQAQHRDHIFGVTWLRLEAIELDPGSSYEARLRVQMASPEDDLAEEQHYAGQWSDWSQPVCFPSPQTSARGPLLSPRGQPDGTLVAVPVFLLLTSLTCLLFKLSPRVKRSFYQNVPSPVAFFQSLYSVHNGDFQIQACIREETLTEIQKNGSRIPLGREYMKCSSQDLPEE; translated from the exons ATGGTGAGGGTATTGGTGGTGACCCACTCAGAGCGGTCCGTGAGGAGCACCCTCCATAGGGAGTGGACCTCATGGGGAGCATGCCTCACAGGGGGAGCCCTCACGGGGGAGTTCTCCCCACAGGGAGCAGCCCTCATGGTGAGTGTCCCCAGGGGGGTGCTCTCAGCCCAGTTCCTTGCAGGATGGACCTTGGAGACTGAGGCCCTGATGCGAGAGTTGAGTACCTGGCTCCTGATCTGCACGTGCATCAGCCCTTGGGTTGGCTTGGGAGTCTCCATCCAcggggaaggaggag GGCTCGGGGCTGGATCTTTCATCTGCCTCAACAACAACATCCTAAGGATCGACTGCCACTGGTCGGCTGTGGAGCTGGGTCAGGGCCCCAGTCCCTGGCTCCTCTTCACCAG CAACCACGCCGTGGGCGGCAATCACAGATGTGTCTTCCGGGCCAGCGAGTGTACTCTGGTGCTGCCGCCTGAGGAGGTGCTTGTGCCTTCTGACAACTTCACCATCACTTTCCACCGTTACGTCTCTGGGAAGGAGCAGGTCAGCCTGGTGGACCCACAGTACCTGCCCCGGAGACATG TGAAGCTGGACCCTCCCTCCGATTTGCAGAGCAACGTCAGCTCTGACTACTGTGTCCTGACCTGGAGCGTCAGTCCCGCTTTGGAGCCTCTGATCTCCATGCTCAGCTATGAGCTGGCCTTCAAGAGGCAGGGGGAGACCTGGGAG CAGGCCCAGCACAGGGATCACATTTTTGGGGTGACCTGGCTCAGGCTTGAAGCCATCGAGCTGGACCCCGGTTCCAGCTACGAGGCCAGGCTGCGCGTCCAGATGGCCTCACCGGAGGATGACCTGGCGGAGGAACAGCACTATGCGGGCCAGTGGAGTGACTGGAGCCAGCCTGTgtgcttcccctctccccagaccTCTGCCCGAG GCCCCCTGTTATCACCTCGGGGGCAGCCTGACGGCACCCTTGTCGCTGTACCTGTCTTTCTGCTACTGACCAGCCTGACCTGCCTCCTGTTCAAGCTTTCACCCAG GGTGAAGAGAAGCTTCTACCAGAACGTGCCGTCCCCAGTGGCCTTCTTCCAGTCCCTGTACAGTGTGCACAATGGGGACTTCCAG
- the IL9R gene encoding interleukin-9 receptor isoform X5, translating to MGRSRCIWEGLGAGSFICLNNNILRIDCHWSAVELGQGPSPWLLFTSNHAVGGNHRCVFRASECTLVLPPEEVLVPSDNFTITFHRYVSGKEQVSLVDPQYLPRRHVKLDPPSDLQSNVSSDYCVLTWSVSPALEPLISMLSYELAFKRQGETWEQAQHRDHIFGVTWLRLEAIELDPGSSYEARLRVQMASPEDDLAEEQHYAGQWSDWSQPVCFPSPQTSARGPLLSPRGQPDGTLVAVPVFLLLTSLTCLLFKLSPRVKRSFYQNVPSPVAFFQSLYSVHNGDFQTWIGAHRTGLLPSQDCVGSPRRASESSVQEAIAWLTYGPVDPWQSVVLEEEEKGPRPGLPEAVLLAGRVAQGEQPPAYLPQEDWVPGSPTRPALPQAEGSSGDYCALGCPGACHPSAFPGSVQSSGPSLALARGLSCDQQSLDATQGGTCVGAGHREEQDPGECVA from the exons ATGGGACGCAGCAGATGCATCTGGGAAG GGCTCGGGGCTGGATCTTTCATCTGCCTCAACAACAACATCCTAAGGATCGACTGCCACTGGTCGGCTGTGGAGCTGGGTCAGGGCCCCAGTCCCTGGCTCCTCTTCACCAG CAACCACGCCGTGGGCGGCAATCACAGATGTGTCTTCCGGGCCAGCGAGTGTACTCTGGTGCTGCCGCCTGAGGAGGTGCTTGTGCCTTCTGACAACTTCACCATCACTTTCCACCGTTACGTCTCTGGGAAGGAGCAGGTCAGCCTGGTGGACCCACAGTACCTGCCCCGGAGACATG TGAAGCTGGACCCTCCCTCCGATTTGCAGAGCAACGTCAGCTCTGACTACTGTGTCCTGACCTGGAGCGTCAGTCCCGCTTTGGAGCCTCTGATCTCCATGCTCAGCTATGAGCTGGCCTTCAAGAGGCAGGGGGAGACCTGGGAG CAGGCCCAGCACAGGGATCACATTTTTGGGGTGACCTGGCTCAGGCTTGAAGCCATCGAGCTGGACCCCGGTTCCAGCTACGAGGCCAGGCTGCGCGTCCAGATGGCCTCACCGGAGGATGACCTGGCGGAGGAACAGCACTATGCGGGCCAGTGGAGTGACTGGAGCCAGCCTGTgtgcttcccctctccccagaccTCTGCCCGAG GCCCCCTGTTATCACCTCGGGGGCAGCCTGACGGCACCCTTGTCGCTGTACCTGTCTTTCTGCTACTGACCAGCCTGACCTGCCTCCTGTTCAAGCTTTCACCCAG GGTGAAGAGAAGCTTCTACCAGAACGTGCCGTCCCCAGTGGCCTTCTTCCAGTCCCTGTACAGTGTGCACAATGGGGACTTCCAG ACCTGGATAGGGGCCCACAGAACCGGTCTGCTGCCGAGCCAGGACTGTGTCGGTTCCCCGCGAAGAGCCTCGGAGTCTAGTGTCCAGGAGGCCATCGCGTGGCTGACCTACGGCCCAGTGGATCCCTGGCAGTCAGTGgtcctggaggaagaggagaaaggccCACGTCCTGGCCTCCCAGAGGCTGTGTTGTTAGCAGGTCGTGTGGCACAGGGAGAGCAGCCACCTGCCTACCTGCCACAGGAGGACTGGGTCCCTGGGAGCCCCACCAGGCCAGCTCTCCCACAGGCAGAGGGCAGCAGTGGTGACTACTGTGCCTTGGGCTGTCCCGGGGCGTGCCACCCCTCGGCCTTCCCAGGAAGCGTGCAGAGCTCTGGGCCCAGCCTGGCTTTGGCCCGTGGCCTTTCCTGTGACCAGCAGAGCCTGGATGCCACGCAAGGAGGGACCTGTGTGGGAGCTGGTCACAGAGAGGAGCAAGACCCTGGTGAATGTGTCGCATGA